The following proteins are encoded in a genomic region of Natrinema sp. DC36:
- a CDS encoding SDR family oxidoreductase yields MGNTSLAEKAAIVTGASSGIGAATCRELAAAGANVVLAARSEDRMTDLAADLEATHDVETLVVPANVREEDDVDALFEAAVDRFGGIDVLVNNAGLGRGSDIESLSTDDYETMQETNVDGVFYATRAAIPHVREREGHLIFVASFAGKHPRPSNPVYAATKWWVRGFAKSLAAQIGDDDVGITIVNPAEVRSEFGAAEGEPFTERYDEDEADEPADIAEAIRFAASREGSSVSELDINRRDKFADTFH; encoded by the coding sequence ATGGGAAATACGTCACTCGCCGAGAAGGCGGCGATCGTCACGGGCGCGAGTTCCGGAATCGGCGCGGCGACCTGTCGCGAACTCGCCGCCGCGGGAGCGAACGTCGTCCTCGCGGCCCGCAGCGAGGACCGAATGACCGATCTCGCAGCGGACCTCGAGGCAACCCACGACGTCGAGACGCTGGTCGTTCCCGCGAACGTTCGCGAGGAAGACGACGTCGACGCGCTCTTCGAGGCGGCCGTCGACCGCTTCGGCGGGATCGACGTGCTGGTGAACAACGCCGGACTGGGTCGCGGGAGCGACATCGAATCGCTGTCGACCGACGACTACGAGACGATGCAGGAGACCAACGTCGACGGCGTCTTCTACGCGACGCGGGCGGCGATTCCCCACGTCCGCGAGCGCGAGGGACACCTGATCTTCGTCGCCAGTTTCGCCGGGAAGCACCCGCGGCCGTCCAATCCCGTGTACGCTGCGACGAAGTGGTGGGTCCGGGGCTTCGCCAAGAGCCTCGCGGCCCAGATCGGTGACGACGATGTCGGGATCACGATCGTCAACCCCGCCGAGGTCCGCTCGGAGTTCGGGGCTGCTGAAGGCGAGCCTTTCACCGAACGGTACGACGAGGACGAGGCCGACGAGCCCGCGGACATCGCCGAAGCGATTCGCTTCGCCGCGAGCCGTGAGGGCTCGAGCGTGAGCGAACTCGATATCAATCGTCGGGACAAGTTCGCGGATACCTTCCACTGA
- a CDS encoding carboxypeptidase M32, translated as MATDQAPSDASEADTYEQFEDRVQRISNVGNAAGILRWDQEVVMPDDGTPARAQQLSTLSSISHELLTADETGKLLERLESNDLEDDQSAVVREVRRTYDRETSVPGELVEEISATASNAHPTWKQAREEDDFEQFAPTLEKLVELKREYANHIDPDADPYAVLFADYEPYIDLETAERVLERLRENLVPLIDAVQESDAELTTDAFAGQFDDDDQEALARDVLDSLGYDWDRGRLDTAPHPFSSGTQFDARVTTRFEEDDLLGSITSTIHEFGHANYTQGLPDEGYATPLGEARDLSVHESQSRLWENHVGRSRPFWEHFLPIARERFPELEDVTPEAAYQSANQVHDDNLIRVEADELTYHLHIVIRFEIERDLIRGDLEVSEVPEVWNDKYEEYLGVRPETDSEGCLQDIHWSHGDFGYFSTYSLGSVLAAQLYAAAEDDRGSEASRASETPSGDEPRGEFDEQIREGEFDELNGWLRENVHRHGKRYVTPDLIERATGEGLTADYFLEYVTSKYGELYDLESY; from the coding sequence ATGGCGACCGATCAGGCTCCGAGCGACGCGAGCGAGGCCGACACGTACGAACAGTTCGAAGACCGGGTGCAGCGCATCTCGAACGTGGGCAACGCGGCCGGAATCCTGCGGTGGGATCAGGAGGTCGTGATGCCCGACGACGGGACGCCCGCCCGCGCACAGCAGCTCTCGACGCTGTCCTCGATCAGTCACGAACTCCTGACTGCCGACGAGACCGGCAAACTACTCGAGCGCCTCGAGTCCAACGACCTCGAGGACGATCAATCCGCGGTCGTCCGCGAGGTTCGCCGCACGTACGACCGCGAGACGAGCGTTCCGGGGGAACTGGTCGAGGAGATTTCGGCGACGGCGTCGAACGCCCATCCCACGTGGAAGCAGGCCCGGGAGGAAGACGACTTCGAGCAGTTCGCGCCGACGCTCGAGAAACTGGTCGAACTCAAGCGGGAGTACGCCAACCACATCGATCCGGACGCGGATCCCTACGCCGTGCTCTTCGCGGACTACGAGCCCTACATCGACCTCGAGACGGCCGAACGGGTCCTCGAGCGTCTGCGCGAGAACCTGGTCCCGCTGATCGATGCGGTCCAGGAGAGCGACGCCGAGCTGACGACCGACGCCTTCGCGGGTCAGTTCGATGACGACGATCAGGAGGCGCTCGCACGGGACGTGCTCGACTCGCTGGGCTACGACTGGGACCGCGGTCGACTCGACACGGCACCGCATCCCTTCTCGTCGGGAACGCAGTTCGACGCCCGCGTCACGACCCGCTTCGAGGAGGACGACCTGCTCGGGTCGATCACCTCGACCATCCACGAGTTCGGTCACGCGAATTACACGCAGGGGCTCCCCGACGAGGGGTACGCCACGCCGCTGGGCGAGGCTCGAGACCTCTCCGTCCACGAGTCCCAGTCTCGACTCTGGGAGAACCACGTCGGCCGTTCGCGCCCCTTCTGGGAGCACTTCCTGCCGATCGCTCGCGAGCGGTTCCCGGAACTCGAGGACGTGACGCCCGAAGCGGCCTACCAGTCCGCGAATCAGGTCCACGACGACAATCTCATCCGGGTCGAGGCCGACGAACTCACCTACCACCTCCACATCGTCATCCGCTTCGAGATCGAGCGCGACCTGATCCGGGGCGACCTCGAGGTCTCGGAGGTCCCCGAAGTCTGGAACGACAAGTACGAGGAGTACCTCGGCGTTCGTCCCGAAACCGATTCGGAGGGCTGCCTGCAGGACATTCACTGGTCTCACGGCGATTTCGGCTACTTCTCGACGTACTCGCTGGGATCGGTGCTCGCGGCGCAGTTGTACGCCGCGGCGGAAGACGATCGCGGGAGCGAGGCGTCACGCGCCTCGGAAACACCGAGCGGCGATGAGCCGCGAGGCGAGTTCGACGAGCAGATCCGCGAGGGCGAGTTCGACGAACTCAACGGCTGGCTCCGCGAGAACGTCCATCGCCACGGCAAGCGCTACGTCACGCCCGACCTGATCGAGCGAGCGACCGGTGAGGGGCTGACCGCGGACTACTTCCTCGAGTACGTCACCTCGAAGTACGGCGAGCTGTACGACCTCGAGAGCTACTGA